The Beijerinckiaceae bacterium RH AL1 genome has a segment encoding these proteins:
- the ispU gene encoding undecaprenyl pyrophosphate synthase (ID:RHAL1_01357;~source:Prodigal:2.6): MSSLAEDQSIVGPRTAQAAQGRPSHVGLIMDGNGRWASSRGLPRLEGHRRGVEALRGAVRTAIECSLEYLTVYSFSVENWSRPFEEVQDLMGLLKRFIRKDLIELHDAGVRVRVIGHRDNLQPDIRKLLEEAEALTRLNQGLTLVVAFNYGGRQEIAAATRAVALAYAAGQIGEEEIDAALISRFLDTSGIPDPDLIIRTSGEQRLSNFLLWQSAYSEFVFLPVLWPDFDREAFIGALAQFAARERRFGGLVAARSAAARTGS; this comes from the coding sequence ATGTCCAGTCTCGCTGAGGATCAGTCGATCGTCGGCCCCAGGACCGCGCAGGCGGCGCAGGGCCGGCCCTCGCACGTCGGCCTGATCATGGACGGCAACGGGCGCTGGGCGTCGAGCCGCGGGCTGCCGCGCCTCGAGGGCCACAGGCGCGGCGTCGAGGCGCTGCGCGGCGCCGTGCGCACGGCGATCGAGTGCTCGCTCGAATACCTCACGGTCTACTCCTTCTCAGTCGAGAACTGGTCGCGCCCCTTCGAGGAGGTCCAGGACCTGATGGGCCTGCTCAAGCGGTTCATCCGCAAGGACCTCATCGAGCTGCACGACGCGGGCGTCCGGGTGCGGGTGATCGGCCATCGCGACAACCTGCAGCCCGATATCCGCAAGCTGCTCGAAGAGGCCGAGGCGCTGACGCGGCTGAACCAGGGGCTGACCCTCGTCGTCGCCTTCAACTACGGCGGCCGCCAGGAGATCGCCGCCGCGACGCGGGCGGTCGCGCTGGCCTATGCCGCGGGCCAGATCGGCGAGGAGGAGATCGACGCCGCGCTGATCAGCCGCTTCCTCGACACATCGGGGATCCCCGATCCCGACCTCATCATCCGCACCTCGGGCGAGCAGCGGCTGTCGAACTTCCTGCTCTGGCAGTCGGCCTACAGCGAGTTCGTGTTCCTGCCGGTGCTGTGGCCGGACTTCGACCGCGAGGCCTTCATCGGCGCGCTCGCCCAGTTCGCGGCGCGCGAGCGACGGTTCGGCGGCCTCGTCGCGGCGCGCTCGGCTGCGGCGAGGACGGGCTCGTGA
- the bamA gene encoding Outer membrane protein assembly factor BamA (ID:RHAL1_01361;~source:Prodigal:2.6) — protein MFRIKGHIHRLAHFAAVLICLTTFAASAFAAQISIRGNHRVDSETIRSYFAGTSADEVNKGVKDLYATGLFSSVKVSRAGGGVVITVDENRSINRVVFEGNSKVKSEQLAGEIVSKTRGSYSPTIVNADIERIKDIYRRSGRAAATVTARTVELPNGKLDVVFTVNEGDKTGIKQINFVGNHAFSGGKLRDLMETTEMNFLSFFKSSDVYDPTKIGSDLELIRRFYLKNGYADFRVIGSDAQYVPAKNGYVITITVEEGPKYTVGSVSVDSRVPAITNASLQRFIRLGVGDTYNGDQVEKTVEQMTREVNRRGYAFSQVKPRGDRDPVSRKVSIVFTVEEGPRVYIERIVITGNTRTRDYVIRREFEIGEGDAYNKVLIDKTERRLNGLGFFKKVTITNQPGSAPDRVILVVNVEDQPTGSLSLSGGYSTVDGIIGEVAVTETNFLGRGQYVRAALTAGQRTRGIEFNFTEPYFLGQRLAAGFDLFAKQTDVSQYSFYNNFVLGGTLRLGLPVTDEITFSPRYSIYRSEISIPNSAQYPYNDCSSPIYGITPSPDHSGHAYGTLGANPYYNCLNNGEASLALKQAAGQTVTSLFGYTLSYNSIDNPKNPAEGFLAELRQDIAGAGGTEHFLRTTGDIRYYHPIYDQIIGLVHLQAGDIRSTSGGNNNLRIVDNFNLGPTLVRGFAPDGIGPRDVSNGIDYSGNPLGGTEYWGASVESQFPLYGVPRDLGLKGAVFYDAGSVFGFHGQTNFTNGGRVVPYDTAPLYTQGNTITVGGNTTSIRSAAGVSLIWASPLGPIRFDFAKAITKNLYDQTQIFRFSGGATF, from the coding sequence ATGTTTCGTATCAAGGGTCACATCCACCGGCTTGCCCACTTCGCTGCCGTGCTGATTTGCCTGACGACCTTTGCTGCCTCCGCCTTCGCGGCGCAGATCTCCATCCGCGGCAACCACCGCGTCGACTCCGAGACGATCCGATCGTACTTCGCCGGCACGTCGGCGGACGAGGTCAACAAGGGCGTCAAGGACCTCTACGCCACCGGGCTCTTCTCGAGCGTCAAGGTCAGCCGCGCCGGCGGCGGCGTCGTGATCACCGTCGACGAGAACCGCTCGATCAACCGCGTGGTCTTCGAGGGCAACAGCAAGGTCAAGTCCGAGCAGCTCGCCGGCGAGATCGTGTCGAAGACGCGCGGCTCCTACAGCCCGACGATCGTCAACGCCGACATCGAGCGCATCAAGGACATCTACCGCCGCTCCGGCCGCGCCGCCGCAACCGTGACCGCGCGCACGGTCGAGCTGCCGAACGGCAAGCTCGACGTCGTCTTCACGGTCAACGAGGGCGATAAGACCGGCATCAAGCAGATCAACTTCGTCGGCAACCACGCTTTCTCGGGCGGCAAGCTGCGCGACCTGATGGAAACGACGGAGATGAACTTCCTGTCGTTCTTCAAGTCGTCGGACGTCTACGACCCGACGAAGATCGGCAGCGACCTCGAGCTGATCCGCCGCTTCTACCTGAAGAACGGCTACGCCGACTTCCGCGTCATCGGCTCGGACGCCCAGTATGTCCCGGCCAAAAACGGCTACGTCATCACGATCACGGTCGAGGAAGGCCCGAAGTACACGGTCGGCTCCGTCAGCGTTGATTCGCGCGTCCCCGCGATCACCAACGCCAGCCTGCAGCGCTTCATCCGCCTTGGCGTCGGCGACACCTACAACGGCGACCAGGTCGAGAAGACCGTCGAGCAGATGACCCGCGAGGTGAACCGCCGCGGCTACGCCTTCTCGCAAGTCAAGCCGCGCGGCGACCGCGACCCGGTCTCGCGCAAGGTCTCCATCGTCTTCACGGTGGAAGAGGGCCCGCGCGTCTACATCGAGCGCATCGTCATCACCGGCAACACCCGCACGCGCGACTACGTCATCCGCCGCGAGTTCGAGATCGGCGAGGGCGACGCCTACAACAAGGTGCTGATCGACAAGACGGAGCGGCGCCTCAACGGCCTCGGCTTCTTCAAGAAGGTCACGATCACCAACCAGCCGGGCTCGGCGCCCGACCGCGTGATCCTCGTCGTCAACGTCGAGGACCAGCCCACCGGCTCGCTGTCGCTCTCCGGCGGTTACTCGACGGTCGACGGCATCATCGGCGAGGTCGCGGTTACCGAGACCAACTTCCTCGGTCGCGGCCAGTACGTCCGCGCCGCCCTGACGGCCGGCCAGCGTACCCGCGGCATCGAGTTCAACTTCACCGAGCCGTACTTCCTCGGCCAGCGGCTGGCGGCGGGCTTCGACCTCTTCGCCAAGCAGACCGACGTGTCGCAGTACTCGTTCTACAACAACTTCGTGCTCGGCGGCACGTTGCGCCTCGGCCTGCCAGTGACGGACGAGATCACCTTCTCGCCGCGCTACTCGATCTACCGCTCGGAGATCTCGATCCCGAACAGCGCGCAGTACCCGTACAACGACTGTTCGTCGCCGATATACGGCATCACGCCGTCGCCGGATCACTCGGGCCACGCCTACGGCACGCTCGGCGCCAACCCCTACTACAACTGCTTGAACAACGGCGAAGCCTCGCTGGCGCTGAAGCAGGCGGCCGGCCAGACCGTCACGTCCCTCTTCGGCTACACGCTGTCCTACAACTCGATCGACAACCCGAAGAACCCGGCCGAGGGCTTCCTCGCCGAGCTGCGCCAGGACATCGCCGGCGCGGGTGGCACGGAGCACTTCCTGCGCACCACGGGCGACATCCGCTACTATCACCCGATCTACGACCAGATCATCGGCCTGGTGCACCTGCAGGCCGGCGACATCCGCAGCACCAGCGGCGGCAACAACAACCTGCGCATCGTCGACAACTTCAACCTCGGCCCGACCCTGGTTCGCGGCTTCGCCCCGGACGGTATCGGTCCGCGCGACGTGTCGAACGGCATCGACTACTCGGGCAACCCGCTCGGCGGCACCGAGTACTGGGGCGCCTCGGTCGAGAGCCAGTTCCCGCTCTACGGCGTGCCGCGCGACCTCGGCCTGAAGGGCGCCGTCTTCTACGACGCCGGCTCGGTCTTCGGCTTCCACGGCCAGACCAACTTCACGAACGGCGGCAGGGTCGTCCCCTACGATACGGCGCCGCTCTACACGCAGGGCAACACGATCACCGTCGGCGGCAACACGACGTCGATCCGCTCGGCGGCCGGTGTCTCGCTCATCTGGGCATCGCCGCTCGGTCCGATCCGCTTCGACTTCGCCAAGGCGATCACCAAGAACCTGTACGACCAGACGCAGATCTTCCGCTTCTCGGGTGGCGCGACCTTCTGA
- the cdsA gene encoding Phosphatidate cytidylyltransferase (ID:RHAL1_01358;~source:Prodigal:2.6) has translation MRAVSGLVLIAVALVTARVGGPLFLITWIVASAAIFWEWQRLPGAAAMSRLVVGFVALVAAAIAAAADSTLLALLILAVGAGVLAAIPAADRLWAAAGLVYAGLLVVALVSLRSSFPFGSHAIIWLFATVWSTDVFAYFGGRLIGGPKIWPRVSPSKTWSGTLTGLAAGALFGTWVVLRDPPAPTPMAPIFLLSLAAAALSQVGDAFESAIKRHFGVKDSSNLIPGHGGVMDRLDGFIAAAVFAFVFGLIRAQTTVAGGLFYWP, from the coding sequence GTGCGGGCCGTGTCGGGCCTCGTGCTCATCGCCGTCGCGCTCGTAACTGCCCGGGTCGGCGGCCCGCTCTTCCTAATCACCTGGATCGTCGCCTCCGCGGCCATCTTCTGGGAGTGGCAGCGTCTCCCTGGAGCGGCCGCGATGTCGCGGCTCGTCGTCGGCTTCGTCGCGCTCGTCGCGGCCGCCATTGCCGCGGCTGCCGATTCGACCCTGCTGGCTCTCTTGATCCTCGCCGTCGGAGCCGGCGTGCTCGCCGCCATCCCGGCCGCGGATCGCCTATGGGCAGCAGCCGGCCTCGTCTACGCGGGCCTCCTCGTCGTCGCGCTCGTCTCGCTGCGCTCGTCGTTCCCGTTCGGCAGCCACGCCATCATCTGGCTCTTCGCCACCGTCTGGTCGACGGACGTCTTCGCCTATTTCGGCGGCCGGCTGATCGGCGGCCCAAAGATCTGGCCGCGCGTGTCGCCGTCGAAGACATGGTCGGGGACGCTGACGGGGCTTGCCGCCGGTGCGCTCTTCGGCACTTGGGTGGTGCTGCGCGACCCGCCGGCGCCGACCCCGATGGCGCCGATCTTCCTGCTCAGTCTCGCGGCGGCGGCCCTGTCGCAGGTCGGCGATGCCTTCGAATCCGCCATCAAGCGTCATTTCGGCGTCAAGGACTCGAGCAATCTCATCCCCGGCCACGGGGGCGTGATGGATCGGCTGGACGGATTCATCGCAGCCGCGGTGTTCGCCTTCGTGTTCGGGCTCATCCGGGCGCAGACCACGGTCGCCGGTGGCCTTTTCTACTGGCCCTAA
- a CDS encoding putative enzyme (source:Prodigal:2.6;~ID:RHAL1_01360) has translation MSLYSVFINVVPYVCLLLVIVLVHELGHFLVGRWCGVKVDAFSLGFGPEIAHYVDRKGTRWRLAALPLGGYVKFHGDANGASAPDAEGLSAMPTAERAVTLHGQNVWRRIAIVAAGPAANMIFAFVVFASLFHFNGRVVVRPEVMTVVAGGPAENAGFQKKDIIKSVDGTPIESFEDMQRILLLSDGAPLNVVVDRAGTPVTLTPLPLPHTQQTPFGPMRTMMIGVQAPNVAGAMWMQTYGWAESSRMAVSEISFRIQTILHFFKGLAVGTASTDELSGPIRIAQVTGILAQEGLIPLVYLAGVLSVSIGFLNLLPIPMLDGGYLMFFAFEVIRGKELPKRAQEVGYRIGLTVVASLMIFVAYNDIARTYQSIVQARATQTTTNK, from the coding sequence GTGTCGCTGTATTCCGTCTTCATCAACGTCGTACCCTACGTCTGCCTGCTTCTGGTGATCGTGCTCGTGCACGAGCTCGGGCACTTCCTCGTTGGCCGCTGGTGCGGCGTGAAGGTCGATGCCTTCTCGCTCGGCTTCGGGCCGGAGATCGCCCATTACGTCGATCGCAAAGGCACGCGCTGGCGCCTCGCCGCGCTGCCGCTCGGCGGCTACGTCAAGTTCCACGGCGACGCCAACGGCGCCTCGGCGCCGGATGCCGAGGGCCTGTCGGCGATGCCGACGGCCGAGCGCGCGGTGACCCTGCACGGGCAGAACGTGTGGCGGCGCATCGCCATCGTCGCCGCCGGTCCCGCCGCCAACATGATCTTCGCCTTCGTGGTCTTCGCGAGCCTGTTCCACTTCAACGGCCGCGTCGTCGTCAGGCCCGAGGTCATGACGGTGGTCGCCGGGGGGCCGGCCGAGAATGCGGGCTTCCAGAAGAAGGATATCATCAAGTCGGTCGATGGCACCCCGATCGAGTCCTTCGAGGACATGCAGCGTATCCTGCTGCTTAGCGACGGCGCGCCGCTCAATGTCGTGGTCGATCGCGCGGGGACACCCGTCACGCTGACGCCGCTGCCGCTGCCGCACACGCAGCAGACGCCGTTCGGGCCGATGCGCACCATGATGATCGGCGTGCAGGCGCCGAACGTCGCCGGCGCGATGTGGATGCAGACCTACGGCTGGGCCGAATCGTCGAGGATGGCGGTCTCCGAGATCTCGTTCCGCATCCAGACGATCCTGCACTTTTTCAAAGGCCTGGCAGTCGGCACGGCCTCGACAGACGAGCTGTCCGGCCCGATCCGCATCGCCCAGGTGACCGGCATCCTCGCGCAGGAGGGCTTGATTCCGCTGGTCTATCTCGCCGGCGTGCTGTCCGTGTCGATCGGCTTCCTGAACCTCCTGCCGATCCCGATGCTCGACGGCGGCTACCTGATGTTCTTCGCCTTCGAGGTGATCCGCGGCAAGGAGCTGCCGAAGCGGGCGCAGGAGGTCGGCTACCGGATCGGCCTGACGGTCGTGGCGAGCCTCATGATCTTCGTCGCCTACAACGACATCGCGCGCACGTACCAGTCGATCGTTCAGGCTCGCGCGACGCAAACCACGACTAACAAATAG
- the dxr gene encoding 1-deoxy-D-xylulose 5-phosphate reductoisomerase (ID:RHAL1_01359;~source:Prodigal:2.6), whose product MDQIVGSRDNHAATRQPRVITVLGATGSIGRSTEEILLGAPDDFSVAAVAGGRDAQALAKTAIRLKASFAALADPDGYAELKDALAGTGITAAAGDEAVIEAALHPSDLVIGAIAGAAGVRPTFAALEAGRTIALANKECLVCAGPAFMRQAESSGTRLLPVDSEHNAIFQALGDADLASIEMMTLTASGGPFRSWTREQIAEATPEQALAHPNWAMGPKVTIDCAGLMNKGLEVIEAHHIFGIEAARLDVLVHAQSIVHGLVSFTDGSVTAGLASPDMKVPIGHCLGYPDRLRTKARRLDLATIGTLTFERPDLERFPALRVALDSLRAGQGMPTVMNAANEIAVEAFLKKLISFHDIARLVEEACEAASRDGTAGELVTIEDALGVDHVVRERTRSALQRLDVG is encoded by the coding sequence ATGGATCAGATCGTCGGCTCCCGGGACAATCATGCAGCGACGCGCCAGCCCCGCGTCATCACGGTGCTCGGCGCGACCGGCTCGATCGGCCGCTCCACCGAGGAGATCCTGCTCGGCGCACCCGACGACTTCTCTGTCGCCGCCGTCGCCGGCGGCCGCGATGCCCAGGCGCTGGCGAAGACGGCGATCCGCCTGAAGGCCTCGTTCGCCGCGCTCGCCGATCCCGACGGCTATGCCGAGCTCAAGGACGCGCTGGCCGGCACGGGCATCACGGCCGCGGCCGGAGACGAGGCGGTCATCGAGGCGGCGCTGCACCCCTCGGACCTCGTGATCGGCGCGATCGCCGGCGCGGCCGGGGTGCGGCCGACCTTCGCCGCGCTCGAGGCGGGGCGCACGATCGCGCTTGCCAACAAGGAATGCCTCGTCTGCGCCGGGCCGGCCTTCATGCGGCAGGCCGAATCCTCGGGCACGCGCCTCCTGCCGGTCGACAGCGAGCACAACGCCATCTTCCAGGCGCTCGGCGACGCCGACCTCGCCTCGATCGAGATGATGACGCTGACGGCCTCCGGAGGCCCGTTCCGCTCGTGGACGCGCGAGCAGATCGCCGAGGCGACGCCCGAGCAGGCGCTGGCGCATCCCAACTGGGCGATGGGGCCGAAGGTCACGATCGATTGCGCCGGCCTCATGAACAAGGGCCTCGAAGTCATTGAGGCGCATCATATTTTCGGCATCGAGGCGGCGCGGCTCGACGTGCTGGTCCATGCCCAGTCGATCGTCCACGGCCTCGTCAGCTTCACCGATGGGTCGGTGACGGCGGGCCTCGCCTCGCCCGACATGAAGGTGCCGATCGGCCACTGCCTCGGCTACCCCGATCGTTTGCGCACGAAGGCGCGCCGGCTCGACCTCGCGACGATCGGCACGCTCACGTTCGAGCGGCCGGATCTCGAGCGCTTCCCGGCGCTCAGGGTTGCGCTCGACTCGCTCAGGGCGGGGCAGGGGATGCCGACGGTGATGAACGCGGCGAACGAGATCGCCGTCGAGGCCTTTCTGAAAAAGCTGATTTCCTTCCACGACATCGCCCGCCTCGTTGAAGAGGCCTGCGAAGCGGCGTCCCGCGACGGCACGGCGGGCGAGCTGGTCACGATCGAGGACGCGCTCGGCGTTGACCATGTTGTGAGAGAAAGGACGAGGTCGGCCCTCCAACGCCTCGACGTGGGCTGA